The following coding sequences lie in one Salarias fasciatus chromosome 7 unlocalized genomic scaffold, fSalaFa1.1 super_scaffold_4, whole genome shotgun sequence genomic window:
- the car15 gene encoding carbonic anhydrase 15: MLCVAALLLVMVSHAESDYCYDEQHCDPYAWGDLYPSCHPLLELHHSPINLDHDMIRNGSLGPLHLEGFDVTQTGHWTLTNDGHSVILQVGGGMSVSGGGLPDVYHTLQLHFHWGGPVTNGSEHTVDGRRYPMEMHVVNMKSIHPNMSAALEDPTGLAVLGFFIDVVYADNVHFGHISQKLSSVAYKGQTTKVKPFPLMSLLPKRNMSQYYRYDGSLTTPPCSQAVLWTLYEVPVYISWSQLAQFTSQIFSTEEDAEQVTPLHNNFRHIHATFSRVVSASRDARLLSGTAAPPLRPAASVHLLPFVLLGGLASKL, encoded by the exons atgctttgtgTTGCAGCCCTCCTGCTGGTGATGGTTTCGCACGCCGAGTCAG aCTACTGTTATGATGAGCAGCACTGCG ATCCGTACGCCTGGGGAGACCTGTACCCTTCCTGCCACCCTCTGCTTGAACTCCATCACTCCCCGATCAACCTGGACCACGACATGATCCGGAACGGCTCGCTGGGGCCGCTGCATCTGGAAGGGTTCGACGTGACCCAAACGGGCCACTGGACCCTCACCAACGACGGACACTCGG TCATCCTGCAGGTCGGCGGCGGCATGTcggtgagcggcggcgggctTCCGGATGTCTACCACACCCTGCAGCTGCACTTCCACTGGGGGGGCCCGGTCACCAACGGCTCGGAGCACACGGTGGACGGACGCCGATACCCGATGGAG ATGCACGTCGTCAACATGAAGTCCATCCATCCCAACATGTCGGCGGCGCTGGAGGACCCGACCGGACTGGCCGTTCTGGGTTTCTTCATTGAT GTCGTTTACGCCGATAACGTGCACTTCGGACACATTTCACAAAAGCTGTCTTCAGTTGCTTACAAAG GCCAAACCACCAAAGTCAAGCCGTTCCCGCTGATGAGCCTCCTACCAAAGCGCAACATGAGTCAGTATTACCGCTACGACGGCAGCCTCACCACGCCGCCGTGCTCCCAGGCCGTGTTGTGGACTCTATACGAGGTCCCCGTCTACATCTCCTGGTCCCAG ctggctcagtTTACCTCGCAGATCTTCTCCACggaggaggatgcagagcaggtCACGCCGCTGCACAACAACTTCCGACACATCCACGCCACCTTCAGCCGGGTGGTCTCTGCCTCCAGAGACGCCCGGCTCCTCAGCGGGACGGCGGCGCCGCCCCTCAGGCCGGCCGCGTCGGTGCACCTGCTTCCCTTCGTTCTGCTCGGAGGCCTCGCCTCCAAACTTTAA
- the setd1ba gene encoding LOW QUALITY PROTEIN: histone-lysine N-methyltransferase SETD1B-A (The sequence of the model RefSeq protein was modified relative to this genomic sequence to represent the inferred CDS: deleted 1 base in 1 codon) produces the protein MSKPVDRSRLNEDHGRKLSSSLANGMDSHPVCGSAEKRSHHWRSYKLIIDPALKKGSHKLYRYDGQTFSMPDPGIPPVDIVRDPRIGRLWTKYKETDLPVPKFKIDECYIGPVPPKEVTFARLNDNIREGFLTDMCKKFGEIEEVEILYNPKNKKHLGIAKVVFETVKAAKVAVQSLHNTSVMGNIIHVELDPKGENRLRYFQLLMNGSYTPRTLPVGGEESRELSPRALAEALLACEPIRRLSESSMSAAGATLPPSSSTTPLTIETGYSSLRQDTPQSQGTPHTPRQAGTPFSQDSNYSSRQSTPAYQSGRAESSGSYKSRRHESKFQDAYNRRPERPQYRSNMYRSTPSEQTPFKQHQLTPPEPPPSTTSFTYTAPPPATPNFKSAFSPYQAPLPPAFPPSEPAFHHPAQREGEYLRPPQPPLAAATDFMPVKDRPETPPIPEPPPEPLPHPSTPPPQTPERCPSPGSPAPDPERNSLDSRIEMLLKEKRTKLLPFLEERDSDTEVRMEGSPISSSSSQLSPIPPYTGSSQGGQHNSRPSSTGLEDISPTPLPDSEDEEPIPGTASLVKRAGSPLHDKTSNSDLKDGAFRAHTPPDKMDTGHQSSGEDMEISDDEMPGTPIASGECGKGIVVNSAVSPMQTMSMHPSGYHPLQHQAGFAIPHHHLPPHSAVPGHPAHLAAHPGVPHHMLPHMGPYAQSVMPLVQMELMNCLRWEQWSTVPMSFQMQQQMLSRMAQTRGPYPYPHFMDGAAGPFGGGGGPYPHLSMGATPANSTGAPGQQWQHPSLPKFNPTVPPPGYETKKEDPHKATIEGVLLVIVKELKAIMKRDLNRKMVEVVAFRAFDEWWDKKERSAKATSTPVKGAEGKEEERPKPKETMGSSLLENWNKGEGLGYEGMGLGIGLRGAIRLPSFKVKRKDPPEAAAACDNKRARPSTPVDDELEDEDRDRDPAEIPADDSKMDGDGTAAKRRHSRPLELDSEGEEEVDTSGKEEESLSDREEEPDVLPAADRLSSGKGSGDDSDGEEEGSSSSDSSSSDSSDDEAESSASYKASSDSSAASSDSSEYESSSDEDERDEKDVAAAEDAEDEGKAGTSSSSSSSSSSSSGEEEAEEESKPPSPPALSASEVKEELKGREPKHRPPSPVEDTVEDKRPPSPKGAAGKERDAVVDAGIPAVKSEPPEHVASVRPPTPTGAPPNNDQVSKAKGKAESEGVACPAGRLAPPLLDPNAPASKSASLTHAPLPPHPAPEARSLLHPPPGPLPDFPQRARLPTDEDIPRTPGRDLMERARSLGKSQSTDTVPNTPGSDAPLTGSSLLLSSPHIPGSPFSYPSQSPVLSAGVPRTPGRDLTFTPVFPDPSALTLNRKVSSESLDDRPVFKEPSQMLSTGTEPPASFPEDLPTGLSLEVPVPPDASPSKKKPGRPKGKKTPALSTADEASELSSDSAALPQEAQLGDLSVQVASAKSPKDPSLDFREAEAEPQTVLPSEDGFLSYDDEMPVAVKPARRARRGWEELLLGSLSPVTTPPRAYFSPRSEFEEMTILYDIWNEGIDEEDIRLLQIKYDKMLQQDNGNDWLNDTLWVNHPPTNIPGVKKKRRDDGMRDHATGCARSEGYYKIDKKDKIKYLQSNRVQSEEPPIDTQGMSIPAQVQASTRAGSERRSEQRRLLSSFACDSDLLKFNQLKFRKKKIRFCKSHIHDWGLFAMEPIAADEMVIEYVGQNIRQVIADMREKRYEEEGIGSSYMFRVDHDTIIDATKCGNFARFINHSCNPNCYAKVITVESQKKIVIYSRQPINVNEEITYDYKFPIEDEKIPCLCGAENCRGTLN, from the exons ATGTCCAAGCCCGTGGACAGGAGCAGATTGAACGAAGACCATGGCAGAAAGCTGAGTTCAA GTTTGGCGAACGGCATGGACAGTCATCCCGTCTGCGGCTCGGCGGAGAAGCGGAGCCACCACTGGAGAAGTTACAAGTTGATCATCGACCCGGCGCTGAAGAAGGGATCACACAAACTGTACCGCTACGACGGGCAGACTTTCAGCATGCCC GACCCCGGGATACCTCCGGTGGACATCGTCCGGGACCCAAGGATCGGTCGTCTGTGGACAAAGTACAAAGAGACAGACCTCCCGGTGCCTAAGTTCAAG ATCGATGAGTGCTACATCGGCCCCGTGCCTCCGAAGGAGGTGACGTTCGCCCGGCTCAACGACAACATCAGGGAAGGATTTCTTACCGACATGTGTAAAAAATTCGGGGAGATCGAGGAGGTGGAGATCCTGTACAATCCGAAAAACAAGAAGCACCTCGGAATAGCCAAAGTCGTTTTCGAGACGGTGAAAGCCGCCAAGGTGGCCGTGCAGTCGCTTCACAACACGTCTGTTATGGGAAACATCATCCACGTGGAGCTGGACCCGAAAG gtgagAATCGCCTGAGGTACTTCCAGCTCCTGATGAATGGCAGCTACACTCCACGGACCCTGCCTGTCGGTGGAGAGGAGTCCAGAGAACTTTCCCCACGCGCGTTGGCAGAAGCCttactg GCGTGCGAGCCCATCCGCAGGCTGTCCGAAAGCAGCATGTCCGCCGCGGGAGCGACGCTGCCGCCCAGCAGCTCCACGACCCCCCTGACGATCGAGACGGGCTACTCCAGCCTCAGGCAGGACACGCCTCAGTCCCAGGGAACCCCTCACACCCCGCGCCAGGCGGGCACGCCCTTCTCTCAAGACTCCAACTACTCCAGCCGGCAGTCCACGCCCGCGTACCAGTCCGGCCGCGCCGAGAGCTCCGGCAGCTACAAGTCCCGCCGACACGAGAGCAAGTTCCAGGACGCGTACAACCGCCGGCCGGAGAGGCCTCAGTACCGCAGCAACATGTACCGGAGCACGCCGTCTGAGCAGACTCCTTTCAAGCAGCACCAGCTCACCCCGCCCGAGCCGCCGCCTTCCACTACCTCCTTCACCTacacggcgccgccgcccgccaCGCCCAACTTCAAATCCGCTTTCTCGCCTTACCAGGCCCCCCTGCCCCCCGCGTTCCCCCCCTCCGAGCCGGCGTTCCACCACCCGGCTCAAAGGGAGGGGGAGTACCTCCGGCCGCCGCAGCCGCCCCTGGCGGCGGCGACCGACTTCATGCCCGTCAAGGACAGGCCGGAAACGCCTCCCAtcccggagccgccgccggAGCCCCTGCCCCATCCCAGCACGCCGCCGCCCCAGACGCCGGAGCGCTGCCCGTCGCCCGGCTCCCCGGCGCCCGACCCGGAGCGCAACAGCCTGGACTCCCGCATCGAGATGCTCCTCAAGGAGAAACGGACGAAGCTGCTGCCGTTCCTGGAGGAACGCGACTCGGACACCGAGGTGCGGATGGAGGGAAGCCccatctcctcctcgtcctcccagCTGTCCCCCATCCCCCCATACACCGGCAGCTCCCAGGGCGGCCAGCACAACTCCCGTCCCTCCAGCACGGGCCTGGAGGACATCAGCCCCACGCCTCTGCCGGACTCGGAAGACGAGGAGCCGATCCCCGGGACTGCTTCCCTGGTGAAGAGAGCCGGCTCCCCTCTCCACGACAAGACGAGCAACAGCGACCTCAAAGACGGAGCGTTCCGAGCCCACACTCCCCCCGATAAAATGGACACG GGTCATCAGTCGTCGGGGGAGGACATGGAGATCTCCGACGACGAGATGCCCGGGACCCCCATCGCCAGCGGCGAGTGCGGCAAGGGCATCGTGGTGAACTCGGCGGTGTCGCCCATGCAGACCATGTCCATGCACCCGTCGGGCTACCACCCCCTGCAGCACCAGGCCGGCTTCGCcatcccccaccaccacctgcCCCCCCACTCCGCCGTCCCGGGCCACCCGGCCCACCTGGCCGCCCACCCCGGAGTGCCTCACCACATGCTGCCGCACATGGGCCCGTACGCCCAGAGCGTGATGCCGCTGGTGCAGATGGAGCTGATGAACTGCCTGCGCTGGGAGCAGTGGAGCACGGTGCCCATGTCCttccagatgcagcagcagatgcTGAGCCGCATGGCCCAGACCCGAGGCCCCTACCCCTACCCGCACTTCATGGACGGCGCGGCGGGGCccttcggcggcggcggcggaccctACCCCCACCTCTCCATGGGCGCCACGCCCGCCAACAGCACGGGGGCTCCCGGACAGCAGTGGCAGCATCCCAGTTTACCAAAGTTCAACCCCACCGTCCCCCCTCCGGGATACGAGACCAAGAAGGAGGATCCGCACAAGGCCACCATCGAGGGCGTGCTGCTGGTCATCGTCAAGGAGCTGAAGGCCATCATGAAGAGGGACCTGAACCGGAAAATGGTGGAAGTGGTGGCTTTCAGGGCCTTCGACGAGTGGTGGGACAAGAAGGAACGCTCTGCGAAG GCGACTTCGACACCTGTGAAGGGCGCGgagggaaaagaagaggaaagacCGAAGCCCAAGGAGACGATGGGTTCGAGTCTGCTGGAGAACTGGAACAAGGGCGAAGGGCTGGGCTACGAGGGGATGGGCCTGGGCATCGGTCTGCGAGGCGCCATCCGCTTACCCTCCTTCaag GTGAAGAGGAAGGACCCCCCCGAAGCCGCCGCGGCTTGCGACAACAAACGCGCCCGACCCTCCACTCCGGTGGACGACGAACTGGAGGATGAAG ACCGAGATCGAGACCCGGCCGAGATCCCCGCCGACGACTCCAAAATGGACGGCGACGGCACGGCGGCGAAGCGACGGCATTCCCGGCCGCTGGAGCTGGAcagcgagggggaggaggaggtggacacGTCGGGGAAGGAGGAAGAGTCACTGTccgacagggaggaggagcccgATGTGCTGCCGGCGGCAGACAGGTTGTCGTCGGGCAAG GGAAGTGGTGACGACAGTgacggtgaggaggaggggagttCATCCAGCGACAGCTCTTCCTCAGACTCGTCTGATGATG AAGCGGAAAGTTCGGCTTCCTACAAGGCCAGCTCGGACTCCTCGGCGGCGAGCTCCGACTCCTCCGAATACGAGTCCAGTTCGGACGAGGACGAAAGGGACGAAAAGgacgtggcggcggcggaggacgCCGAGGACGAAGGCAAGGCGGggacctcctcttcctcttcgtcctcctcgtcgtcgtcgtcaggcgaggaagaggcggaggaggagtcCAAACCGCCGAGCCCTCCTGCGCTGTCGGCCtcggaggtgaaggaggagctgaagggcAGGGAGCCCAAACACCGGCCCCCGAGTCCTGTGGAGGACACGGTGGAGGACAAGAGGCCGCCGTCGCCGAAGGGAGCTGCAG GTAAAGAGCGAGACGCCGTCGTGGACGCTGGAATCCCCGCCGTGAAGTCAGAGCCTCCGGAGCATGTAGCGAGCGTTCGGCCGCCCACTCCCACCGGTGCCCCGCCTAACAATGACCAGGTGTCAAAAGCCAAAGGTAAAGCAGAGTCAGAGGGAGTCGCCTGCCCCGCCGGCCGCTTAGCTCCGCCCCTCCTAGACCCTAACGCTCCCGCCTCTAAATCCGCCTCCTTAACCCAcgcccct ctccctcctcaccCGGCGCCGGAAGctcgctccctcctccacccgcctcccgGCCCCTTGCCCGACTTCCCCCAGCGGGCCCGGCTCCCCACGGACGAGGACATCCCCCGCACGCCGGGCCGGGACCTCATGGAGCGCGCCCGGAGCCTGGGCAAGTCGCAGAGCACCGACACGGTGCCCAACACGCCCGGCAGCGACGCCCCGCTGACGGgcagcagcctgctgctcagctccccGCACATCCCCGGCAGTCCCTTCTCCTACCCCTCGCAGTCCCCCGTCCTCAGCGCCGGAGTTCCTCGCACCCCAGGAAGAGACTTAACCTTCACCCCCGTCTTCCCCGACCCCTCGGCGCTCACGCTTAACCGAAAGGTCTCCTCGGAGAGCCTTGACGATAGGCCGGTGTTTAAGGAGCCTAGTCAGATGCTGTCTACCGGCACAGAGCCGCCCGCCAGTTTCCCTGAAGATCTGCCCACTGGTCTCTCTCTAGAAGTCCCCGTGCCGCCCGACGCCTCGCCGTCCAAGAAGAAGCCCGGACGACCCAAAGGCAAAAAGACCCCCGCCCTCTCGACGGCCGACGAGGCGTCCGAGCTCTCGTCCGACTCCGCCGCCCTGCCTCAGGAAGCGCAGCTCGGCGATCTCTCCGTACAGGTGGCGTCCGCCAAGTCTCCGAAAGACCCCAGCCTGGACTTCCGGGAAGCGGAGGCGGAGCCGCAGACGGTGCTCCCCTCGGAGGACGGCTTCCTGTCCTACGACGACGAGATGCCGGTGGCCGTCAAGCCCGCCCGCAGGGCGCGGCGGGgctgggaggagctgctgctgggcagCCTGTCGCCCGTCACCACGCCGCCCCGGGCGTACTTCAGCCCGCGCTCCGAGTTCGAGGAGATGACCATCCTGTACGACATCTGGAACGAAGGCATCGACGAGGAGGACATCCGGCTGCTGCAGATCAAATACGACAAGATGCTGCAGCAGGACAACGGCAACGACTGGCTCAACGACACGCTCTGGGTCAACCACCCTC CGACCAACATCCCTGGCGTGAAGAAAAAGCGGCGAGACGACGGCATGAGGGATCACGCGACCGGCTGCGCGCGGAGCGAAGGCTACTACAAGATCGACAAGAAGGACAAGATCAAGTATCTGCAGAGCAACCGGGTGCAGTCGGAGGAGCCGCCCATCGACACGCAG GGGATGAGCATCCCCGCGCAGGTCCAGGCCTCCACCAGGGCGGGGTCGGAGCGCCGCTCGGAGCAGAGGCGCCTGCTGTCCTCTTTCGCCTGCGACAGCGACCTGCTGAAGTTCAACCAGCTGAAG TTCCGTAAGAAGAAGATCAGATTCTGCAAATCGCACATCCACGACTGGGGCCTGTTCGCCATGGAGCCCATCGCCGCCGACGAAATGGTGATCGAGTACGTGGGACAGAACATCAGACAG GTGATCGCGGACATGCGGGAGAAGCGCTACGAGGAGGAAGGAATCGGCAGCAGCTACATGTTCCGCGTCGACCACGACACCATCATAGACGCCACCAAGTGTGGCAACTTCGCCCGTTTCATCAACCACAGCTGCAAC CCTAACTGTTATGCAAAGGTCATCACAGTGGAGTCCCAGAAGAAGATCGTGATCTACTCCCGGCAGCCCATCAACGTCAACGAGGAGATCACCTACGACTACAAGTTCCCCATCGAGGACGAGAAGATCCCCTGCCTGTGCGGGGCCGAGAACTGCCGGGGAACGCTAAACTAA